TCTGTTGTCCTCCAGGGATGGAGCAGCACGCTAACCCTGCCTTCAGGCCGCCGTACGCCGGCGCTCCGTTCAGCGCCCACCACGCAGCCATGCTCGCTGCTGCCGCCGGATTCCCGGGATCATCCCCCAACCCGTACCTCGGCTACGCTAGAGTAAAAACGCCCGCCGGCGGAGAAACTCTAGTCCCAGTGTGCAAAGACCCCTACTGTACCGGATGCCAATTCTCAGTGAACAACCACCACCTCCTCATGAGCAACGGCAGCTGTCCCGCCGGGTGCACTCAGTGCGAACACCAAAAATACAACATCGCTATGGCGATGGCGCTGTCGCAGCaaggcgccgccgccggcggaCTACCTTACGCGCAACTAAGTCGCCCGTATGTTTGCAATTGGATTGTCGGGGAGTCTTACTGCGGAAAGCGATTTGGAAATTCTGACGAGTTGCTGCAGCATTTGAGGAGCCACACGACGGACGGATCCACGCCATCGACGGTTTCTTCGTCACAGCAATCGATGCTTAGCCCCTTGAACCCGCTGTTCACTACAGCTGGACTCCGCGGCGCGTATCCAACGGCCCCGTTGAGTCCGCTCTCGGCCTCGCGGTACCACCCGTACTCGAAGGCCGGTCTCCCGGCCGGCCTGGGTGCATCCCCCTACGGTGCCTTCAACCCCGCACTAGGCCCCTTCTACTCGCCGTACGCGATGTACGGCCAACGGCTCGGCGCGGCCGCCGTTCACCAGTAGACAGTGTAGTGCATACGAATGTCAtaaattaatgttgtattgtcCAATTTTCTTCTGTGATATTGATAGACTCTAATTCATGTTCTACGGCGGGACGCGCCATGACAAATTTAGTGATTAGTGCAATTGTAACATAGTTATTTAATGTAAGTGGAATCGCCGGCGATGCGCTAGCTCGGACGATGTGACTCTGTACAGCCAAATgttatatgtaaataataatctctatgtttaatattaaaggaattatttggaatataatatctacataccaatcataaaagtttatttttattttactctcGCTCATAAAACGCCCTCTGATTTATGGCTTTCATTAAGGTGATTAATGGTCCGTATCTGTTGAATATTCATTGACacaaaaaacatgaaaaattcATAGATCCGTTTGATATTtcacaaagtaaaataatacttgaattAATGAATGTTGATTATTACGTGGGAGTGTAAACAGTAAACATAAAAAGCGCATAAGCAATCAACGTCAAAGTAACATCAAAACAAAATGTTCCAGCTTTCGACGAGAAGACGTAATAAACTGCGTGATTGATGAATAGGTACAGCGCCAGCGCACACATTAGGGCCGTCAATCAGCGGGATCGCGGTAAAACAAGATAGCAATCACGATCACGCCACCCACAACCTCAGGGAATatctaacaaaataattcatttaattgAATGGCATAAAAAACGCGCGTTAGCCTGACGAGCATCATTAATAACAAAGCCGAGAGAGCTGTCAGCTTTGTTaatgtcaagtttttttaataaacgctATTTTGATAAGGCCCACGTCATGTTGGAAATTCAACTGTCAAAATCATAATTGGTCACACGAAAAGACTGAAAGACAGGTTATAGAATAATATGAGTCAGAGGCGTCAcgtttttttattcttaaatgTCGTTTCCGTCAGCGACATCTCATTAAAAGATAAACTTCTTGTTCTgttgaataattaaaaagacATCCGTTAAGATTAACTGACACATAAACGCTTTTTATATCTATTTCATTAACATTATATTGACATTAACATTAGCTTTCTATAATATTAGCGGTTAGTCGTTTGTTTTGTGAATAAATTCTCGTGAATTATAGCCTTTGAATGCAATTAAGCTGAGGTGATAATAATTAAGATAAAGATTATTCAAATGTGGGAGTTTTTACATAATACAGCGATTATAGTTAAGCCGTATAACAAGTCTATTTATCGCCTCAGGCGGTAGTTTATCGTTCGTCGACAAGTCTTGCGATTAGTTGTCTATAATTGGTTGTATCACTTAAAGCAATTTATATTCAATGCTTATCTGATTAACGGGAGGAAAACATATTTCCCGTATCATTAATAAAGGCtttaataacttattattaccAGCTACAAAAAGTTTCTAGTTTACACATCCGCAaccataatacctatgtatctatatttatttaaaaatttatttcTACGATTTTACgctaattgtatattattgtcaataaaatattattttctaacGATAGGCGCAATAGTATTATAGTGTTCAAGATAATAAAATCCAGTAAATAAACCAATGATGCTTACCTgcaatataaaattctataacatAACTCTCCTAAAAACTAATTACAGCTAAAAAGAACCTATTAAACCTATAAAACAATTCATAAACAATGATAcaggtaaaataataaactaaatacaactattttatactttatttcTATTCACATCATACCACAAACATTCAAATAAGATTATTCATCCACCCAAAATAATGTTTTCACATTGACATCTTACAAATAgactaaataatcaaataaaaaattatccAGCTTGTTTACAAAACATCCACAACGCAGGTTTTGTCAGGTGACCacaaatgcaaatcagcaacATACTTACTTCgtcaaaatttaaatataaatacaaatcaaatctacatatttataaaaaaacaactatGATATCCGCAACGGGCTTCgtcatttttaaattataatactaAGTTAAACAAAACAATCGTCATCATACATAATAACTTATACTAACACACATtttaaatagtaataaatacatagataagTATACGACAAAAAtggagtacctacctaacatttCCTACTTTCAAACATAACCTAAACTTACGTATAATTAGTTAGAGTAGATACCTAACTAGATTTCCATGTAGAATATTTTACAACATATTGCTTTTCATTAACAGGTAAAGGTAGGAAACGGAATGTAGCCTGTCAGTTGTTGCCTCTGTCTTGGTTTGACCTGTGCCCGCGTCGACAACCGGGAGTTTGGAGTGATTGACTCTCCCTACTCGTGCCGTAACATTCATCCGTGTTTTAAACCCGAAGCTTATTTCTGTAAAGAGCAAAATACtcgtgtacagtcgacgtcgaaGATATGGTaaaatttttcgccttattacaaagaagtAAAGTGCAAAAGTGTCAACATATGTTTCACGTCGACTGTACTAGAGTCggactaagctaactctgcatggcatttgcaatgactaaTTGTGCCAATGTCGTCAAATGTCAAAACTCACTTCTGTTCAAGTTAGGTCAAAGTTTGCTTCTTAAACGGACTCTCTAGTATTGCCTCTTGAATTTAGTTTGTATATTAAAAAGCCTCAACTTAAAAACAATAGGTTATGCaacgtgtaggtaggtactgtattttatataaaaataatatacaagaagaAAATCGaaattattgtaataatttaatatggGAATGCAAATCTTGAACTTCTTATTCAAATACATAATAAAGGTGCCTAATTAATACCAAATGCACTAACCAAGTTACCTACTTTGattcattataatataaatatatatatatatatatatatgtcgcagcgagacaccagaaagacgtattgcagcattacagttcatagttagacgcctgtaaaagtcgattagcaatgtttggctacatatatTTGCTAGTAACGGAAtcctaaagttgcgtagagagtaacgccaccatctattggcgtattgatgaactaagatgacaggtagaaggctttggaacgtcaagaggggtatcttgagtgaaggtaggcacgagcaggcatttttgttgttatgttggtagactggtcaggcaggtttaccaacttgaattggaggcgggagcggttggctccgccgctggaactggcttgcttcttcttgatcggactgcgctagagatcggacgttagccaagctcgtgcctaattcgctacgttcctgaaggcttacacctgaaggattattctgaaagcttatagattctcacgttgtttaaccgtttagctaagtgttttattccaagtgttattttgatttcttatgtgccattataagcttacttttgtaaaataaagaaactatgtgttgttttgaaaagatgtgtcccgccgagtttgttgccgggttaaatcttctcgggtcagaggtgtagggttggaaccggtttagtttgactgaaataaagatttgaacgatttcatgtgatctttttattttgaatttaaccagtcaacattctaatagcaattagttcttttcatcatttagtactgaaatatagtaggcactagtatggttaatgagtccgaatgtttatttcatgcgtaggtagcatacctactattttggctgtgaagtaatacatctaggtactacccccacgcgcccaccgccatcgggaccatccgtcgccgacatcagcaagtgggatagatgcggagtttcatgtattgcttacacagccacctgggagcgtggtgtatttctggtgacctacattccataatctggacacgtggtaaatggtaagctcacgtgtctaaccttcattgaaaggtgagtgcaattcattgttatttggtgagaattattgtgaaattgtgaattatgattggggctgtcgaacagactggtcgtgacgtgacgtcatctctggtatcgccacgtttctttataattaatttttgtaatccatttaaatcaaagcgatcttgagttattttgatttgaaatccatactgttaattaaaaccaagtattagctatcacgacgtgatactatttcatcgctcacttgtgaatctaccctcaataattgatttttcatgaaaatacaattaatttttaaaatccatttaaatctaagtgatcttaagtcattttggtatgaaatccatattgttaattaaaatcaaatattggctgtcgcgacgtgatattatttcatcgctcacttgtgcatctaccctcaaaaaatattttttttcattaaaatacaatgcaccgttagaaattgatcctgctgatttgccaatgcaaggattatgtaatctttaccctgtaacgtttagtaattaataaaattgcgacaaattattgctcgtaatgccgtgatagatcataaatcgtgcatactatggaaacatgagctacgcatatgaaaattaatgttacagtgtcctgcagctagagccgagcgaacttgcagacatcataccattacgcccgtgacacagaagcagctgtgcagtatcttctgtgctggagatttggaaataaaaggacaggtttcgttctaattgtttattagtgaattttattttgagtgtaatggcgaagcataagtcgaacgtaactaataagctgtcacttttcgtattggcccatttaccgtgttacttatttttggaacacgtgtttgtttgttcatggaattaaataaaacgcactcattgaagtttaaattttattctgagatttttgaagtcccgtatacattggaaacatgtttttttgtgtctgctaccttgcatttcataaaccttttgagtttagcctgcatacatgataaacctgataccgtgcaaatgatgatttcagtaacagccagctatgttgaaccacatcgtgtctctcgcaatctgccgcagcaacggcaacggcaagcggaaggGATCAGcttccgtgcttgggttggacctcaccaccaccacctttgacttggtcgcgtgcatcatactttattaagctggtgagcagttcccatttcgttgggattattttgagatgttttacttctgcatagaagtcttgagcgagtttctgttgttaaagctaaagaagaaagctatctttagtgattttgatcagtaatgttcagtttcagttgattagttgacgctgatagtaccaatggttctgagtaacatgatttaaagacctgtttttattttctttttttggaattcactgttaacattgttttgctttcgacggactgaaagcttgtactttcgtaggactaaaattacgcccgatggactgggcactactgttttgctttcgatagactgaagggcacgcccgatggactgggcaatactgtcaatactgtcatgctttcgatggactgaaggcacgaccgatggactgggcaatactgttttgctttcgatggactgaaagtatgcccgatggactgggtattttttttagtgaccgcatcagaagtgccggagcatgtaagaggtgcacgtggtctgctttttatgtgcagaatgctctttgcgaggagtagcacttacgcggctgagatggttacttctgacgagggtctggtatctgccgaaggactggcaatgcaccgacagactggtgttgttttgttaaaaatgaattcccgtttatgtactgtgttcatatgagtaaaattggaactatcaattcagaatcttatttattttaagatgtcttacaaaaatttaaatcacatattaccaacttttttttttttaatgccagataatttccccgtaaattgatattgacgacaatagtagtgatactgtcgagcaatgaattagagctgttgtgatttgtgtttttgatgtttgggattgttttgttttcacataaatttgagagtatccgccagatggaggcgatgattattggagtgtatccgttagatagcggcgatgattactgatgattatttttatttagtcgttgctcgatggactatttttgacttgagaattgaggattgttaaagtaattttgaacaattattttttctggtttgattgataacaaagtttgattttaatagtaatttgagtgagacccaatttgttggtcaggaatgaccgagcgatgagatactgtgctgagtattttgttacagaatcaaatgcatacacccacacacgaggacgtgtgtagcgcaggacggccgtgtcgcagcgagacaccagaaagacgtattgcagcattacagttcatagttagacgcctgtaaaagtcgattagcaatgtttggctacatatatTTGCTAGTAACGGAAtcctaaagttgcgtagagagtaacgccaccatctattggcgtattgatgaactaagatgacaggtagaaggctttggaacgtcaagaggggtatcttgagtgaaggtaggcacgagcaggcatttttgttgttatgttggtagactggtcaggcaggtttaccaacttgaattggaggcgggagcggttggctccgccgctggaactggcttgcttcttcttgatcggactgcgctagagatcggacgttagccaagctcgtgcctaattcgctacgttcctgaaggcttacacctgaaggattattctgaaagcttatagattctcacgttgtttaaccgtttagctaagtgttttattccaagtgttattttgatttcttatgtgccattataagcttacttttgtaaaataaagaaactatgtgttgttttgaaaagatgtgtcccgccgagtttgttgccgggttaaatcttctcgggtcagaggtgtagggttggaaccggtttagtttgactgaaataaagatttgaacgatttcatgtgatctttttattttgaatttaaccagtcaacattctaatagcaattagttcttt
This portion of the Cydia amplana chromosome 7, ilCydAmpl1.1, whole genome shotgun sequence genome encodes:
- the LOC134649579 gene encoding zinc finger protein Noc; amino-acid sequence: MVVLEDGGMMANPNQYLQPDYLAPLPSSLDSKKSPLALLAQTCSQIGADTTPSKPLLPPVDKKKSVNSVSDTVIRSSPNSTKQDKPRSTPDNKHLAFKPYETNVVSKKPEERPSSKASSDSSDDKKSGKSTPGRKSTPPSGENGKNSPSNERKSSPAGSSGTSPIIRSGLEVLGHGKDPLAAFKNLPGLPGFNPLAGLCCPPGMEQHANPAFRPPYAGAPFSAHHAAMLAAAAGFPGSSPNPYLGYARVKTPAGGETLVPVCKDPYCTGCQFSVNNHHLLMSNGSCPAGCTQCEHQKYNIAMAMALSQQGAAAGGLPYAQLSRPYVCNWIVGESYCGKRFGNSDELLQHLRSHTTDGSTPSTVSSSQQSMLSPLNPLFTTAGLRGAYPTAPLSPLSASRYHPYSKAGLPAGLGASPYGAFNPALGPFYSPYAMYGQRLGAAAVHQ